A stretch of Gossypium hirsutum isolate 1008001.06 chromosome A06, Gossypium_hirsutum_v2.1, whole genome shotgun sequence DNA encodes these proteins:
- the LOC107901242 gene encoding protein CONTINUOUS VASCULAR RING 1, producing the protein MGDEKSMIVMASRDRESRDRELLIPVADAVHDDSSKPSPSSSSSHAGRETFYKVFRSWASKKFMTGCVILFPIAITFYITWWFIHFVDGFFSPIYAQLGIEIFGLGFVTSITFIFLVGVFMSSWLGASVLGLGEWFIKRMPFVRHIYNASKQISSAISPDQNTQAFKEVAIIRHPRIGEYAFGFITSSVSLQSYTGEEELCCVYVPTNHLYIGDIFLINTNDVIRPNLSVREGIEIVVSGGMSMPQILSTLDSRLPLERSRSNRS; encoded by the exons ATGGGCGATGAGAAATCGATGATCGTGATGGCGAGTAGGGATAGAGAGAGTAGAGATCGGGAGCTTCTGATCCCGGTCGCTGACGCCGTCCACGATGATTCCTCCAAACCTTCTCCTTCCTCTTCTTCCAGTCACGCCGGCCGCGag ACCTTTTACAAAGTTTTCCGGAGCTGGGCTTCAAAGAAGTTCATGACGGGATG TGTCATTTTGTTTCCTATAGCAATCACTTTCTACATAACGTGGTGGTTCATTCACTTTGTGGATGGCTTTTTCTCTCCAATTTATGCTCAACTTGGCATTGAAATATTTG GTCTTGGATTTGTAACTTCTATAACATTCATCTTCTTGGTTGGGGTATTCATGTCATCATGGTTGGGAGCATCTGTCCTAGGCCTTGGTGAGTGGTTTATCAAGCGGATGCCATTTGTTCGTCATATCTACAATGCCTCCAAGCAGATCAGTTCCGCTATATCACCAG ATCAGAACACACAGGCATTCAAGGAAGTAGCCATCATAAGGCATCCTCGAATTGGTGAATATGCATTTGGGTTCATTACTTCATCTGTTTCTCTACAG aGCTACACTGGTGAAGAAGAGCTATGCTGTGTCTATGTTCCCACGAATCATCTTTACATCGGTGATATATTCCTCATCAATACAAATGATGTTATCAGACCAAATCTATCAGTCCGTGAAGGAATCG AAATTGTTGTGTCCGGGGGGATGTCGATGCCTCAGATACTGTCAACACTAGATTCACGTTTGCCGCTGGAAAGAAGTAGATCTAACAGAAGCTGA